One window of the Archangium primigenium genome contains the following:
- a CDS encoding DUF4388 domain-containing protein, producing MAQVRKILIADPDLESVRPLSRALRTRGYQVHYAPDGSRALEVAVLRHPDLILFDEACRMLDARTFINILHTNPRTDDIPVVVSTSQLEADKMRGLRDGFLRKPFNLDEVLSRIEHVFRRSDAAKDLKSEAQEIEGSLSQLSIPDLMQILGMNKRSGKLTLERGNERGEIVVVEGRPFNARVGRAEGEKALFRLLVWTEGTFTFAPGNTSGKPRIQRAMDSALLEAMRQADEVNRLLPGLPPRHTRLVLAPDMDLAGDQHPVTAQVVELLRQPRAVNEVLDLAPATDLEVVGVLHALLQKGVARMAEGDADAGTSAPLLAPAELHALRGRILRGRGVSREATAKLFVCGSGPAVARRVLSQLAELAAVAAEPPAVRSGFGTLGRMELNELLHLDFCVLPPAEAARPLWRPFSSGAVGALLFDTTEAAVKLAHFLAWDIRLPVVVLGHEVPPELQDAPAGSVSVGEDLKDALRSLLVLALNPTPLMPGIPQPARIATPSAP from the coding sequence ATGGCCCAGGTCCGAAAAATCCTCATCGCCGACCCCGACCTCGAGTCCGTCCGTCCGCTGTCGCGCGCCCTGCGCACCCGCGGCTACCAGGTGCACTACGCGCCGGACGGCTCGCGCGCGCTGGAGGTCGCCGTGCTGCGCCACCCCGACCTCATCCTCTTCGACGAGGCGTGCCGGATGCTGGACGCGCGCACCTTCATCAACATCCTGCACACCAACCCGCGCACGGACGACATCCCCGTGGTGGTGTCCACCAGCCAGCTCGAGGCCGACAAGATGCGCGGCCTGCGCGATGGCTTCCTGCGCAAGCCCTTCAACCTGGACGAGGTGCTCTCGCGCATCGAGCACGTCTTCCGCCGCAGCGACGCGGCCAAGGATCTCAAGAGCGAGGCCCAGGAGATCGAGGGCTCGCTGAGCCAGCTGAGCATCCCGGACCTGATGCAGATCCTCGGGATGAACAAGCGCAGCGGCAAGCTGACGCTGGAGCGGGGCAACGAGCGCGGGGAGATCGTCGTGGTGGAGGGTCGCCCCTTCAACGCCCGGGTGGGCCGCGCGGAAGGGGAGAAGGCCCTGTTCCGGCTGCTCGTGTGGACCGAGGGCACCTTCACCTTCGCGCCCGGCAATACCTCCGGCAAGCCGCGCATCCAGCGGGCCATGGACAGCGCGCTGCTGGAGGCCATGCGCCAGGCGGACGAGGTGAACCGGCTGCTGCCCGGCCTGCCGCCGCGCCACACGCGCCTGGTGCTCGCGCCGGACATGGACCTGGCGGGCGACCAGCACCCGGTGACGGCGCAGGTGGTGGAGCTGTTGCGCCAGCCCCGGGCCGTGAACGAGGTGTTGGACCTGGCGCCCGCCACGGATCTGGAAGTGGTGGGCGTGCTGCACGCGCTCTTGCAGAAGGGCGTGGCGCGCATGGCCGAGGGCGACGCGGACGCCGGCACCAGCGCGCCCCTGCTCGCGCCCGCCGAGCTGCACGCGCTGCGCGGCCGCATCCTCCGGGGCCGGGGCGTGTCGCGCGAGGCCACCGCGAAGCTCTTCGTGTGTGGCAGCGGCCCGGCCGTGGCCCGGCGGGTGCTCTCCCAGCTCGCGGAGCTCGCCGCCGTGGCCGCCGAGCCGCCCGCGGTGCGCAGCGGCTTCGGCACGCTCGGCCGCATGGAGCTCAACGAGCTGCTGCACCTGGACTTCTGCGTGCTGCCGCCCGCCGAGGCGGCCCGGCCCCTGTGGCGGCCCTTCAGCTCCGGGGCGGTGGGAGCGCTCCTGTTCGACACCACCGAGGCGGCGGTGAAGCTCGCGCACTTCCTCGCCTGGGACATCCGCCTGCCGGTGGTGGTGCTGGGCCACGAGGTGCCGCCCGAGCTCCAGGACGCGCCCGCGGGCTCGGTCAGCGTGGGCGAGGACTTGAAGGACGCGCTGCGCAGCCTGCTCGTGCTCGCGCTCAACCCCACGCCCCTGATGCCCGGCATTCCCCAGCCCGCGCGCATCGCCACGCCCTCGGCGCCGTAG
- a CDS encoding tetratricopeptide repeat protein — translation MLLSLACKDADTRSSDSQEKKYQAKMDEGRALMASEQPALAAKSFMQASGMAPDRTEPLLRMSEAHHRAGNSGAAILALKQAMSVNPAEAPDIKRKLAERYERDGLPRQAIAVLMEMREAEQLGDLDLLRLAHLQTQDGQHDAAFKTLERIQKNRPDDLDAKVVEAEILLAKGEEVLAAKLMDRLLQEQPGLTAARVLRARYFLRSGYAEYAQQDLEQLAPEVSLRPEIVTLRVEVLSALDRRPEAETLLGQAVAQYPQNADLLARLGQIQLELGNPPEALARVEQALRAQPGSARALYVRGLIAETAGDLPRAKRDFGMALDENGRFIPALNKLWRIHRQAGDVILARESLERLVNLGAGSLEDKVTLAEMYAQARTRTDLGLKLIAEALKQEPKNTRYQAIERELKKSQPAKKSSGPLIIRGGRR, via the coding sequence TTGTTGCTGTCGCTTGCCTGTAAGGACGCCGACACCCGTTCCTCCGACTCCCAGGAGAAGAAGTACCAGGCGAAGATGGACGAGGGCCGCGCGCTCATGGCCAGTGAGCAGCCCGCCCTGGCCGCCAAGTCCTTCATGCAGGCCTCGGGCATGGCGCCGGACCGCACCGAGCCCCTGTTGCGCATGTCCGAGGCGCACCACCGCGCGGGCAACTCGGGCGCGGCCATCCTCGCGCTCAAGCAGGCCATGTCCGTCAACCCCGCCGAGGCGCCCGACATCAAGCGCAAGCTCGCCGAGCGCTACGAGCGCGACGGCCTGCCCCGCCAGGCCATCGCCGTGCTGATGGAGATGCGCGAGGCGGAGCAACTCGGGGACCTGGATCTCCTGCGGCTCGCGCACCTGCAGACCCAGGATGGCCAGCACGACGCCGCCTTCAAGACGCTCGAGCGCATCCAGAAGAACCGTCCGGACGACCTGGACGCCAAGGTGGTGGAGGCGGAGATCCTCCTGGCCAAGGGCGAGGAGGTGCTGGCCGCCAAGCTGATGGACCGGCTGCTGCAGGAGCAACCCGGTCTGACGGCGGCGCGCGTGCTGCGGGCCCGCTACTTCCTGCGCAGCGGCTACGCCGAGTACGCCCAGCAGGACCTGGAGCAGCTCGCGCCCGAGGTCTCCCTGCGGCCGGAGATCGTCACCCTGCGCGTGGAGGTGCTCTCGGCGCTGGACCGTCGGCCGGAGGCGGAAACGCTGCTGGGTCAGGCGGTGGCCCAGTACCCGCAGAACGCGGACCTGCTGGCGCGGCTCGGCCAGATTCAACTCGAGCTGGGCAACCCGCCCGAGGCCCTGGCCCGGGTGGAGCAGGCGCTCCGGGCCCAGCCCGGCAGCGCGCGTGCCCTCTACGTCCGGGGCCTCATCGCGGAGACGGCGGGGGATCTGCCACGCGCCAAGCGCGACTTCGGCATGGCGCTCGACGAGAACGGCCGCTTCATCCCCGCGCTCAACAAGCTCTGGCGCATCCACCGGCAGGCGGGGGACGTCATCCTGGCGCGCGAGTCCCTGGAGCGGCTGGTGAACCTGGGCGCGGGCTCGCTGGAGGACAAGGTGACGCTCGCGGAGATGTACGCCCAGGCGCGCACGCGCACGGACCTGGGCCTCAAGCTCATCGCCGAGGCGCTCAAGCAGGAGCCGAAGAACACGCGCTACCAGGCCATCGAGCGGGAGCTGAAGAAGTCCCAGCCCGCCAAGAAGTCCTCGGGGCCGCTCATCATCCGCGGCGGCCGGCGCTGA
- a CDS encoding class I SAM-dependent DNA methyltransferase, whose translation MTPPSVDWRARLEALGISEGADVPASLGAQLLRSWGEPLAAEAALREHLELQPEDKDALKTLVAVLRELGRADEESAVRRHLLERRCEQLGVPEQERDAVAAYLEAAETGLGAPARSVAAYVTALFNVYAPSFDDSLRGLLAYRAPECLMEAVQEVLGPRRHLDVLDLGCGTGLAGPLLRPLARLLEGLDLSPLMIDKARERRVYDTLRVAEISADLEAGTSRYDLITAVDVLVYFGALEAVMAGVARRLAPGGVFAFTVEKGEAPGYRLQPSARYAHHLDYVRRCAHDAGLRPVVEWERGLRRQAGQPVQGHVVVLAGR comes from the coding sequence ATGACCCCCCCGAGCGTGGACTGGCGCGCGCGTCTGGAAGCCCTGGGCATCTCGGAGGGCGCGGACGTGCCCGCGAGCCTGGGCGCCCAGCTGCTGCGCTCGTGGGGCGAGCCCCTGGCCGCCGAGGCCGCGCTGCGCGAGCACCTGGAGCTTCAACCCGAGGACAAGGACGCCCTCAAGACGCTCGTGGCCGTGCTGCGCGAGTTGGGCCGCGCCGACGAGGAGTCCGCCGTGCGCCGCCACCTCCTCGAGCGGCGCTGCGAGCAACTGGGCGTACCCGAGCAAGAGCGGGACGCGGTGGCCGCCTACCTGGAGGCGGCCGAGACGGGCCTGGGCGCCCCGGCGCGCTCGGTCGCGGCCTACGTGACCGCCCTGTTCAACGTCTACGCGCCCTCCTTCGACGACAGCCTCCGCGGCCTGCTGGCGTACCGCGCCCCGGAGTGCCTGATGGAAGCCGTCCAGGAGGTGCTGGGCCCCCGCCGCCACCTCGACGTGCTGGACCTGGGCTGTGGCACCGGATTGGCGGGCCCCCTGCTGAGGCCCCTCGCCCGCCTCCTGGAGGGGCTCGACCTGTCCCCGCTGATGATCGACAAGGCCCGCGAGCGGCGGGTGTACGACACGCTGCGGGTGGCGGAGATCTCCGCGGACCTGGAGGCCGGCACCTCCCGGTACGATCTGATCACCGCCGTGGACGTGCTCGTCTACTTCGGCGCACTGGAAGCGGTGATGGCCGGGGTGGCCCGGCGACTCGCACCCGGAGGCGTGTTCGCCTTCACCGTGGAGAAGGGTGAAGCGCCCGGCTACCGGCTCCAGCCGAGCGCGCGGTATGCGCACCACCTGGACTACGTGCGGCGGTGCGCCCATGACGCGGGCCTGCGTCCCGTGGTGGAGTGGGAGCGCGGTCTGCGGCGGCAGGCGGGGCAGCCCGTCCAAGGCCATGTGGTGGTGCTCGCCGGCCGTTGA
- a CDS encoding GNAT family N-acetyltransferase — protein sequence MRLRDEIPPDTAAVRHVHTQAFGRADEARLVDTLRERGEAVVSLVAQEGGAVIGHVLLSPLDAPFRALGLAPVAVLPEAQRRGVGAALIREGLARARQAGWEAVFVLGEPRYYERFGFSAATASGFSSPYAGPHFLALSLRGARLIPGEGSVAYAPPFQELG from the coding sequence ATGCGCCTGCGCGACGAGATTCCCCCCGACACCGCCGCCGTCCGCCACGTCCACACCCAGGCCTTCGGCCGCGCGGACGAGGCCCGGCTGGTGGACACCCTGCGCGAGCGGGGCGAGGCGGTGGTGTCGCTCGTGGCGCAGGAGGGCGGCGCCGTCATCGGTCACGTGCTCCTGTCGCCCCTGGACGCGCCCTTCCGGGCCCTGGGCCTGGCGCCCGTGGCGGTGCTGCCCGAGGCCCAGCGCCGGGGCGTGGGCGCGGCGTTGATCCGCGAGGGGCTCGCCCGGGCGCGGCAGGCGGGCTGGGAGGCGGTGTTCGTCCTCGGCGAGCCGCGCTACTACGAGCGCTTCGGCTTCAGCGCGGCGACGGCCTCGGGCTTCAGCTCCCCCTACGCGGGCCCCCACTTCCTGGCGCTGTCCCTGCGGGGCGCCCGGCTGATTCCCGGCGAGGGCAGCGTGGCCTACGCGCCGCCCTTCCAGGAACTCGGCTGA
- a CDS encoding anti-phage dCTP deaminase codes for MSAAETVVSLQSRRRPGTGAQELFKEHASNELVFAVVGHVGSGTSFIAEALQNLLSSRKGYEVEMLKAREVIVDWARRSGKLTEEPKKTDLKHAINLQDWGDEMRSSDATAVARSMVERIRLARARMQRIENPGVGAVLPDGKPRAYIIDAIRHPAEAHLLRSLYRNAFALVGVVCQEDIRLERLQKTKFTDAGQVHIKKFMERDAKEKDPKKKKHGQRVSDAFHLADFFVDNSEERQLEDGGQLKDNPNWRVDEHLVRLVRIITQSSIERPTSSETAMHAAYGAQMRSACLSRQVGAALIDATGNIVSTGANEVPRAGGGVYAQDSDEIAPSNDNRCAFRPEKYCSNTREQADIIEKVLEVIHEEKPLSAAERDALKAKLRDNSPVGELIEFSRAVHAEMDALLSAARQGASPQGCRLFVTTYPCHYCARHIVSAGVDEVQYIEPYPKSRALKLHGDSISHRAHEKGKKIPFLPFTGVAPRLYWRAFLKDREFKSKDDGAMSIGEPDWGSAWDISKLSHAEMEAKLLEPGPSNV; via the coding sequence ATGTCCGCTGCCGAAACCGTTGTGTCCCTCCAAAGTAGAAGGCGCCCGGGTACCGGCGCTCAAGAGCTGTTCAAAGAGCACGCGTCCAACGAACTTGTCTTCGCTGTCGTCGGCCATGTCGGCTCAGGAACCTCGTTTATCGCCGAGGCACTCCAAAACCTACTATCGAGCCGAAAGGGTTACGAAGTTGAGATGCTAAAGGCACGAGAAGTAATTGTTGATTGGGCACGCCGGAGCGGCAAACTAACAGAAGAGCCCAAAAAGACAGATTTAAAGCACGCTATCAATCTGCAGGATTGGGGAGATGAGATGCGCAGCAGTGATGCTACTGCTGTCGCTCGTTCGATGGTCGAAAGAATCCGACTGGCTAGGGCCCGAATGCAACGTATAGAAAACCCTGGCGTTGGAGCTGTTCTTCCAGATGGAAAACCTCGCGCTTACATCATCGACGCTATACGGCATCCGGCGGAAGCACATCTGCTGCGAAGCTTGTATCGGAACGCATTCGCGCTTGTTGGGGTTGTGTGTCAAGAAGACATTCGTCTGGAACGTTTGCAAAAGACGAAATTTACTGATGCGGGTCAAGTCCACATCAAAAAGTTCATGGAACGTGATGCTAAAGAGAAGGACCCAAAAAAGAAGAAGCACGGCCAGCGCGTCTCGGACGCCTTCCATCTAGCGGACTTCTTTGTTGATAATAGTGAGGAGCGTCAACTAGAGGATGGGGGGCAGCTTAAAGATAATCCGAACTGGCGAGTAGATGAACATCTGGTTCGATTGGTGCGTATAATTACGCAATCGAGTATTGAGCGACCAACTTCAAGCGAGACGGCTATGCATGCGGCATATGGAGCCCAAATGCGTAGCGCGTGCTTGTCTCGTCAAGTTGGGGCCGCCCTGATTGATGCGACAGGTAATATCGTTTCGACAGGAGCAAATGAAGTCCCTAGGGCGGGGGGAGGCGTGTATGCTCAGGATTCCGACGAAATTGCACCGTCGAACGATAATCGCTGCGCATTTCGTCCCGAGAAGTACTGCAGTAATACTCGCGAGCAAGCCGACATTATTGAGAAAGTCCTCGAAGTTATTCACGAGGAAAAACCGCTAAGCGCAGCAGAGCGTGACGCGCTTAAAGCCAAACTTAGAGATAATTCCCCAGTCGGAGAATTGATCGAGTTTAGTCGTGCAGTTCATGCCGAGATGGATGCCCTACTGAGTGCCGCGCGCCAGGGTGCTTCTCCTCAGGGATGTCGACTGTTTGTAACCACTTATCCTTGTCACTACTGCGCCCGACATATTGTTAGTGCTGGAGTAGATGAGGTTCAATACATTGAGCCTTACCCCAAAAGCCGCGCTCTAAAGCTTCATGGTGATTCGATTAGTCACCGGGCTCATGAAAAAGGGAAGAAAATCCCATTCCTTCCTTTCACTGGTGTTGCGCCGCGGCTCTATTGGCGTGCCTTCCTTAAAGACCGGGAATTTAAGAGCAAGGACGATGGCGCGATGAGCATTGGAGAACCTGATTGGGGATCCGCCTGGGATATTAGCAAACTGAGTCACGCCGAAATGGAAGCAAAACTGCTTGAACCGGGGCCTTCGAATGTCTAG